In Raphanus sativus cultivar WK10039 chromosome 5, ASM80110v3, whole genome shotgun sequence, the following proteins share a genomic window:
- the LOC108856272 gene encoding glycine-rich RNA-binding protein 4, mitochondrial, giving the protein MRYSIEMLVRRVIATLQHPIPSSFHVLPRFCSSSASPSSKLFVGGLSYSVDEQSLKDAFSSFGYIEEVRIAYDKGSGRSRGFGFVDFVEKDDALSAKHAMDGKGLLGRPLRIGFALERVRGGPVVVQRFGKPKSDREKVFK; this is encoded by the exons ATGAGGTATAGCATTGAGATGCTTGTGAGACGAGTTATAGCGACACTTCAACACCCGATTCCTTCTAGCTTCCATGTTCTTCCTCGTTTTTGTTCCTCTTCTGCATCGCCTAGTTCCAAGCTGTTCGTTGGAG GATTGTCTTACTCGGTGGACGAACAATCTCTCAAAGACGCTTTCTCTTCCTTCGGGTATATCGAAGAAG TTAGGATTGCTTACGACAAGGGAAGTGGGAGATCAAGAGGGTTCGGTTTTGTCGATTTTGTTGAGAAAGACGATGCTCTGTCTGCAAAACACGCCATGGATGGAAAG GGATTATTGGGTCGGCCATTGAGGATAGGTTTTGCACTTGAGAGGGTGCGTGGTGGTCCTGTGGTTGTTCAACGTTTTGGGAAACCCAAGAGCGACAGAGAGAAGGTCTTCAAGTGA